One part of the Sulfolobus tengchongensis genome encodes these proteins:
- the priL gene encoding DNA primase regulatory subunit PriL, which yields MVLDVKKYPFTKSLEDELRKYGGGITLTDLLLSDSEIIDQAKDRIQKAIANENLPHYTMYREPVLVFYTTLLSLAILNDAKLIRKYAYEEAKQFRILLLNESEENLIELSRLLNIKINRCTPIKFNLEKGKRIIQKEFCVHFIDYLRYTKNMSEEWKLSKQVLQKGYVYLTKNQLSDIIVENIRNKIVEMIKPLNLKEIPEKLKSLIERKRTIPPCIENILNKEQLNEEEIRTLITFYIDIGKGLNSITAIMKKWNLTNVRDLYKKYRGSGRTKYIVYSCEKMKQLGLCVSNCNVKNPLQLYFLNNEYTT from the coding sequence ATGGTATTAGACGTCAAGAAATATCCCTTCACTAAGAGTCTAGAGGATGAACTAAGAAAGTATGGTGGAGGAATTACTTTAACCGACTTATTACTCAGCGATAGCGAGATTATAGATCAAGCTAAAGATAGAATACAGAAAGCAATAGCAAATGAAAATCTTCCGCATTACACAATGTATAGAGAGCCCGTATTGGTTTTTTATACAACATTATTATCCTTAGCAATATTAAATGATGCTAAGCTCATTCGTAAATACGCTTATGAAGAGGCAAAGCAGTTCAGAATCTTACTTCTTAATGAGAGTGAGGAAAATCTAATTGAACTTTCAAGACTGTTAAATATCAAAATAAATAGATGTACTCCAATAAAGTTTAATTTAGAGAAAGGAAAAAGAATCATTCAAAAAGAATTCTGTGTACATTTTATAGATTATTTAAGATACACTAAAAATATGAGCGAAGAGTGGAAATTAAGTAAACAAGTATTACAAAAGGGATACGTCTATCTCACTAAAAACCAGTTAAGCGATATAATAGTTGAAAATATTAGGAATAAAATAGTTGAAATGATAAAGCCATTAAACTTGAAGGAAATTCCTGAAAAACTAAAAAGTTTGATTGAGAGAAAAAGAACAATTCCACCTTGCATAGAGAACATCTTAAATAAAGAACAATTAAATGAAGAGGAAATAAGAACATTAATTACCTTTTACATAGATATAGGAAAGGGATTGAATAGTATCACGGCAATTATGAAGAAGTGGAATTTAACGAACGTCAGAGATCTGTATAAAAAGTATAGAGGAAGTGGTAGAACAAAGTATATAGTATATTCATGTGAAAAAATGAAACAACTAGGTCTTTGTGTAAGTAATTGTAATGTTAAAAATCCCTTACAGCTCTACTTTCTCAATAACGAATACACTACGTAG
- a CDS encoding phosphoglycerate kinase: protein MIRVGDLTIPTMDDIDLHSKKVLLRIDINSPIDENGNIIDDSRIKAHISTIKELIDKDNSVVLISHQGRPGDKDFVSLEEHAKLLSRYLNEEVIFVDDVIGPYAREAIKKLENKRVLLLDNVRLISEELIEAPPQQHAKTFLVKKLAPLFNAYVNDAFATAHRSQPSIVGFPLVLPSAAGRVMEKEVFALARIFNAEDTPKIFVLGGGKVHDTIRIIENLVRKRIADRILTGGLVAELFAASKGMNLNPKNMEILEKLGILSLIPRARKLLLTGAPIEIPVDYKVEVNGNVVEEPASKVTGVIKDIGSTTAEIYSSFIKDAKVVVLRGPMGVIEDERFKSGSKSVLKAALEGQGYVIIGGGHMVSALDKDVKLDSNKVHISTGGGALLLFLSGEKLPALEALSMSVVNSSD, encoded by the coding sequence CTGATTAGAGTCGGAGACTTGACTATACCCACTATGGACGATATAGATCTACATTCAAAAAAGGTTTTATTGCGAATAGATATAAATTCTCCGATAGATGAAAACGGAAATATAATTGACGATTCCAGAATAAAAGCTCATATTTCCACTATTAAGGAATTAATAGATAAAGATAATTCTGTTGTATTAATATCACATCAAGGAAGACCCGGTGATAAGGATTTTGTAAGTTTAGAGGAGCATGCCAAATTACTCTCAAGATATTTAAATGAGGAAGTAATTTTTGTAGATGATGTTATAGGTCCATATGCTAGAGAGGCAATAAAGAAGCTAGAAAATAAAAGAGTGTTGCTTCTAGATAATGTGAGGCTCATATCAGAGGAATTAATAGAGGCTCCTCCACAACAACATGCGAAGACGTTTTTAGTAAAGAAGCTGGCCCCACTCTTTAATGCATATGTGAACGACGCGTTTGCTACAGCTCACAGAAGTCAGCCTAGTATTGTAGGATTTCCATTGGTTCTTCCTTCAGCTGCTGGAAGAGTAATGGAGAAAGAAGTTTTTGCATTAGCTAGGATTTTTAACGCAGAAGATACGCCAAAAATCTTCGTACTAGGTGGAGGAAAAGTTCATGATACTATTAGGATAATCGAAAATCTGGTAAGGAAGAGAATAGCAGATAGAATACTTACTGGAGGTCTCGTGGCTGAATTATTTGCTGCTTCAAAGGGAATGAACTTAAATCCTAAGAACATGGAAATCCTAGAGAAATTAGGCATATTAAGCCTAATTCCAAGAGCAAGAAAATTGCTCTTAACGGGCGCACCAATCGAAATACCCGTTGATTATAAAGTTGAGGTAAATGGTAACGTTGTTGAGGAACCCGCGAGTAAGGTAACTGGAGTGATAAAGGATATTGGATCTACTACAGCAGAGATATATTCATCATTTATAAAGGACGCTAAAGTAGTAGTTTTAAGAGGACCAATGGGAGTAATAGAGGATGAAAGATTTAAGAGCGGTAGCAAGAGTGTTTTAAAGGCCGCATTAGAAGGTCAGGGTTACGTTATAATAGGAGGTGGACATATGGTAAGTGCATTAGATAAAGACGTCAAATTAGATAGTAATAAGGTTCATATATCAACTGGTGGTGGAGCACTTCTTCTATTCTTATCTGGAGAAAAACTACCCGCCCTCGAAGCATTATCCATGTCGGTGGTGAACAGCAGTGATTAG
- a CDS encoding DNA-directed DNA polymerase I, translating into MAKQLTLFDIPSAKQQKGEEKVQETKPQSEERKISKKEWLSEAQENKIYFLLQVDYDGKKGKAVCKLFDKETQKIYVLYDNTGHKSYFLVDIEPDKVSKIPKIIRDPSFDHIETVVKIDPYTWNRMKLTKIVVKDPLAVRRLRNDVPKAYEAHIKYYNNYIYDMGLIPGMPYVVKNGKLSSVSLTLDEKDVEEIKKAFADSDEMTRQMAVDWLPIFETEIPKIKRVAIDIEVYTPVKGRIPDSEKAEFPIISIALAGNDGLKKVLVLNRDDVEEGIVNLDGVAVERFNSEYELLRRFFDIIVDYPIILTFNGDDFDLPYIYFRALKLGFYPEEIPIDIPSRDEAKYLAGLHIDLYKFFFNKAVRNYAFEGKYSEYNLDAVAKALLGTSKVKVDTLISFLDIGKLIEYNFRDAEITLQLTTFNNELTMKLIILFSRISRLGLEELTRTEISTWVKNLYYWEHRKRNWLIPLKEEILARSSNIKTSALIKGKGYKGAVVIDPPAGIFFNITVLDFASLYPSIIRTWNLSYETVDIQECKKTYEVKDETGQVLHVVCMDRPGITAVITGLLRDFRVKIYKKKAKSPSISEEQKMLYDVVQRAMKVFINATYGVFGAESFPLYAPAVAESVTALGRYVITNTVKKAREEGLTVLYGDTDSLFLLSPPKESLENIIKWVKANFNLDLEVDKTYKFVAFSGLKKNYFGVYPDGKVDIKGMLVKKRNTPEFVKKVFNEVKDLMVRINSPDDVKKIKGEIVKEIKESYERLKNKGYNLDELAFKVMLSKPLDAYKKNTPQHVKAALQLRPFGINVLPRDVIYYVKVRSKDGVKPVQLAKVTEIDVEKYLEALRSTFEQILKAFGVSWDEIAATISIDSFFSFSEKRN; encoded by the coding sequence ATGGCTAAACAACTTACACTATTTGACATTCCTTCTGCCAAACAGCAAAAGGGTGAAGAGAAAGTTCAAGAAACTAAACCACAATCTGAAGAAAGAAAGATATCTAAAAAAGAGTGGCTCTCAGAAGCGCAAGAAAATAAGATTTACTTCTTGTTACAAGTTGACTATGATGGAAAGAAGGGCAAGGCAGTATGTAAGTTATTCGATAAGGAAACCCAAAAAATCTATGTCCTTTATGATAATACTGGACACAAGTCTTATTTCTTAGTTGATATTGAACCCGATAAGGTAAGCAAAATACCTAAAATAATTAGAGATCCTTCCTTTGATCATATAGAAACGGTTGTAAAAATAGACCCATATACTTGGAATAGAATGAAGTTGACCAAAATTGTTGTCAAGGACCCATTAGCTGTAAGGAGATTAAGGAATGATGTTCCGAAAGCTTATGAGGCTCACATAAAATATTACAATAATTATATTTATGATATGGGCTTAATTCCCGGAATGCCTTATGTTGTTAAAAACGGCAAACTATCCAGTGTTTCTTTAACCTTAGATGAAAAGGACGTTGAAGAAATAAAGAAAGCTTTTGCTGATTCTGATGAGATGACAAGGCAGATGGCAGTTGACTGGCTTCCTATATTTGAAACAGAAATTCCAAAAATAAAGAGAGTTGCAATAGATATTGAAGTATACACTCCGGTAAAGGGAAGAATTCCAGATTCAGAGAAGGCAGAATTTCCAATTATAAGCATTGCATTAGCTGGTAATGATGGACTAAAGAAAGTGCTCGTACTAAATAGGGACGATGTAGAAGAAGGAATTGTAAATCTTGATGGTGTGGCGGTAGAGAGATTCAACTCCGAATATGAGCTGTTAAGACGCTTTTTTGATATAATAGTGGATTATCCCATAATTCTAACTTTTAATGGTGATGACTTTGATTTACCTTACATTTACTTTAGAGCATTAAAATTAGGCTTTTATCCGGAAGAAATTCCAATAGACATACCCAGTAGAGATGAGGCAAAATATTTAGCTGGTCTTCATATAGATTTATATAAGTTCTTCTTTAACAAAGCTGTAAGAAATTATGCCTTTGAGGGTAAGTATAGTGAGTACAACTTGGATGCTGTTGCTAAGGCATTACTAGGTACATCTAAAGTTAAAGTTGACACGTTGATATCTTTCTTGGATATAGGAAAACTTATAGAGTATAACTTTAGGGATGCTGAAATAACATTACAACTTACGACATTTAATAATGAACTAACTATGAAGTTAATAATTCTATTTTCTAGGATTTCTAGACTAGGACTAGAGGAATTAACGAGAACTGAAATATCCACATGGGTGAAGAATCTATATTATTGGGAACATAGGAAAAGAAACTGGCTCATCCCACTCAAAGAAGAAATACTTGCAAGATCCTCAAACATAAAGACCTCTGCCTTGATAAAAGGGAAAGGGTATAAAGGTGCAGTAGTTATAGACCCTCCAGCTGGTATATTCTTTAATATAACTGTATTAGATTTTGCTTCACTGTACCCATCAATAATTAGGACGTGGAATCTAAGCTATGAAACTGTTGATATACAAGAGTGTAAGAAGACGTATGAGGTTAAAGATGAGACTGGACAAGTATTGCATGTAGTATGTATGGATAGGCCAGGAATTACAGCAGTAATAACTGGTTTGCTGAGGGATTTTAGAGTTAAGATATACAAGAAGAAAGCGAAGAGTCCAAGTATTAGCGAAGAGCAAAAAATGCTTTATGATGTAGTGCAAAGAGCAATGAAAGTGTTCATAAATGCGACATATGGAGTGTTTGGCGCTGAAAGCTTCCCACTATATGCACCTGCTGTAGCTGAGAGCGTTACCGCATTGGGTAGATATGTGATAACTAATACTGTTAAAAAAGCAAGGGAAGAAGGATTAACTGTATTATATGGTGATACTGACTCATTATTCCTCCTTAGTCCTCCCAAGGAAAGTCTAGAAAATATTATAAAATGGGTAAAGGCTAACTTTAATTTAGATCTGGAAGTTGATAAAACGTACAAATTTGTGGCATTTTCTGGATTAAAGAAGAACTATTTTGGAGTTTATCCAGATGGTAAAGTTGATATAAAGGGTATGTTAGTGAAGAAGAGAAACACTCCAGAATTCGTGAAAAAAGTATTTAATGAAGTAAAGGATTTAATGGTTCGTATAAATTCACCAGATGACGTAAAGAAAATAAAAGGAGAAATAGTAAAGGAGATAAAAGAATCATATGAAAGGTTAAAGAACAAAGGTTACAATCTAGACGAATTAGCATTTAAGGTGATGTTATCCAAGCCTCTAGACGCTTATAAGAAGAATACTCCGCAGCATGTAAAAGCTGCTCTTCAGTTGAGGCCATTTGGGATAAACGTATTACCTAGGGATGTGATATACTATGTAAAGGTTAGGTCGAAAGATGGTGTAAAACCAGTACAATTAGCTAAAGTAACTGAGATAGATGTGGAGAAATATCTTGAAGCATTAAGAAGCACGTTTGAACAAATACTGAAGGCATTTGGAGTATCGTGGGATGAGATCGCAGCTACTATATCCATAGATTCATTCTTTTCGTTTTCTGAGAAAAGGAATTAA
- a CDS encoding V-type ATP synthase subunit F has product MGKVFVIGDKYTVSLFRMVGTEGDFLDDPYSLPDLISKLRKREDIDLILITKDIYEPIKEKLDPIIADQKKPLITIIPSPFSESKPIDVKKMIMKALGFG; this is encoded by the coding sequence ATGGGTAAAGTGTTTGTAATAGGGGACAAATATACGGTGTCCCTCTTTAGAATGGTGGGGACAGAGGGAGACTTTCTAGACGATCCGTATAGTTTACCAGATCTTATTTCTAAACTAAGGAAAAGGGAGGATATTGATTTAATACTAATAACAAAGGATATATATGAACCAATTAAGGAGAAACTAGATCCCATTATTGCTGACCAGAAAAAACCTTTAATAACAATTATTCCTTCTCCCTTTAGTGAATCTAAACCCATAGACGTGAAAAAGATGATAATGAAAGCGTTAGGTTTTGGGTGA
- the pgsA gene encoding archaetidylinositol phosphate synthase gives MVVMLTRIRKQVKRIIEPLAETLAGANIRANYITVLGLIFAIIYFLEIMSYNIILGIIFLIISALMDAIDGEVARVSNTVSPFGSFLDSTLDRVEDILYISAFIFLGFSSYLVAIAVGLSLVISYIRAKAESLGLKMEGRGIIERGERIIFVLIILLVYVIVNKIVSVYIFYIFLMLTAITVIQRFYVVYSLLRK, from the coding sequence GTGGTTGTCATGCTAACTAGAATAAGGAAGCAAGTTAAGAGGATAATAGAACCATTAGCAGAAACGTTAGCTGGTGCTAATATCCGTGCAAATTATATTACAGTTCTAGGGCTAATATTTGCAATTATATATTTTCTTGAAATCATGAGTTACAATATAATATTGGGGATAATCTTTCTCATAATCTCAGCATTAATGGACGCAATTGATGGAGAAGTGGCTAGAGTCTCAAATACCGTATCGCCTTTTGGAAGCTTCTTGGACTCTACACTCGATAGAGTAGAAGATATATTGTACATCTCTGCCTTCATTTTCTTAGGATTTTCATCTTATCTAGTTGCAATAGCTGTTGGCTTATCTTTAGTAATTTCATATATTAGGGCTAAGGCTGAATCTCTCGGACTTAAGATGGAAGGAAGAGGAATAATAGAAAGAGGAGAGAGAATAATATTCGTCTTAATAATTCTCTTGGTTTATGTGATAGTCAATAAAATTGTATCTGTATACATTTTTTATATATTTCTTATGCTTACAGCAATTACTGTAATTCAAAGATTCTACGTAGTGTATTCGTTATTGAGAAAGTAG
- the metG gene encoding methionine--tRNA ligase, whose translation MKVLVTSAWPYVNSVPHLGNLIGSILSADVFARYARLKYGKENVIFVSGSDEHGTPIEVEAIKRRVNPKELTDQAHEYDKHLFLNVWKISFDNYTRTESETHKKFVREFLLKLDKYIKVSEDEIPFCEYDKLYLPDRFIKGTCPYCGFEDARGDQCDNCGRLLTPNLLINPKCSICGRTPVFKKTKHWFFDLSEFNDKIKQWISESRDMPENVKSVALSWVSEGLKPRSITRDNKWGIQAPFAEAEDKTIYVWFEALLGYISAVIEYFEKRGEPQNWKEFWFGNNIKSYYFIGKDNIPFHAVILPAMLMASEEGYHLPDVIAATEYLLYEGQKFSKSRRIGVWIDEAPQLMDVEYWRFILIRLRPEEKDTNFTWRETVRIVNTELNDDIGNYINRVLSMINRYYNGVIPEFNDNNTDDNDKKIIEMIKETPKNVGSLFEKGKLKAGTEEMLKFVRECNAYLNLKAPWNLYKIGKEIELKNTLYIGVNSVRTIAILLYPLMPSYAQKIYDMLNMGDIENEKWDDASKLYIKPGHKIGQVITLFKKLPTDFEKEIQSKLENIRKDIEKIRPTLLK comes from the coding sequence ATGAAAGTACTTGTAACTTCGGCTTGGCCATATGTAAATTCAGTACCACATTTAGGTAATCTAATAGGCTCTATATTATCAGCAGACGTCTTCGCTAGGTATGCAAGGCTAAAGTACGGGAAAGAAAATGTAATATTTGTTAGTGGTAGTGACGAGCATGGAACTCCTATAGAAGTAGAGGCGATAAAAAGGAGAGTTAATCCAAAAGAGCTTACTGACCAAGCCCATGAGTACGATAAGCACCTTTTTTTGAACGTATGGAAAATAAGTTTCGATAATTATACCAGAACTGAAAGTGAGACTCACAAGAAATTCGTAAGGGAGTTCTTACTTAAATTAGATAAATACATTAAGGTCTCTGAAGATGAAATACCATTTTGTGAATATGATAAACTATATTTACCTGATAGATTTATTAAAGGAACCTGCCCCTATTGTGGATTTGAAGATGCGAGAGGAGATCAGTGTGATAATTGTGGAAGATTACTCACGCCAAATCTACTAATAAACCCTAAATGTAGCATCTGCGGAAGAACACCAGTATTTAAGAAAACTAAACATTGGTTTTTCGATCTATCAGAGTTTAATGATAAGATAAAGCAATGGATAAGTGAATCCAGAGACATGCCTGAAAACGTAAAGTCGGTTGCATTAAGTTGGGTTAGCGAGGGCTTAAAACCTAGAAGTATAACAAGAGATAACAAATGGGGTATACAGGCTCCGTTTGCTGAAGCAGAAGATAAAACTATCTACGTGTGGTTTGAGGCACTCTTGGGCTACATTTCGGCTGTTATAGAATATTTTGAAAAAAGAGGTGAACCACAGAATTGGAAAGAATTCTGGTTTGGGAATAATATAAAGAGCTATTATTTTATAGGAAAGGACAATATTCCATTTCACGCAGTAATCCTACCTGCAATGCTTATGGCCTCTGAAGAAGGATATCACTTACCAGATGTAATAGCAGCTACTGAGTACTTATTATATGAAGGGCAAAAGTTCAGCAAAAGCAGAAGAATAGGAGTGTGGATTGATGAGGCGCCACAACTTATGGATGTAGAATATTGGAGATTCATCTTAATTAGATTGAGGCCAGAGGAAAAAGACACTAACTTTACTTGGAGAGAAACCGTTAGGATAGTTAATACGGAACTCAATGATGATATTGGAAATTATATTAACAGAGTACTTAGTATGATAAACAGATATTACAATGGGGTAATTCCAGAATTTAATGATAATAATACAGACGATAACGATAAGAAGATTATAGAAATGATAAAGGAGACTCCTAAGAACGTTGGAAGTCTTTTTGAAAAAGGCAAACTAAAGGCTGGAACAGAAGAAATGTTGAAATTCGTTAGAGAGTGTAATGCGTACTTAAATTTGAAGGCTCCCTGGAATCTATACAAAATTGGTAAAGAAATCGAATTAAAGAACACCCTTTATATAGGTGTTAATTCAGTGAGAACGATAGCAATATTATTATATCCATTAATGCCTTCCTATGCACAGAAGATATATGATATGCTAAATATGGGAGATATAGAAAATGAGAAATGGGATGACGCGTCTAAATTATACATTAAGCCTGGCCATAAGATAGGGCAAGTAATAACGCTTTTCAAGAAACTTCCTACTGATTTCGAAAAAGAAATACAAAGTAAGTTGGAAAACATAAGAAAAGACATAGAAAAAATTAGACCTACCTTACTCAAGTGA
- a CDS encoding V-type ATP synthase subunit I: MLLPENMVRLQIISDKASLDTIVTKLLKLGVFQPEEPLYPIGNERIEEARRLITAVQDHISKLKIIMELGGLIIEPLGSIKVSSWSKTAEEVNEEALKLEERYKELLEEIGRLRAERDLYQQQLKELEPIKTITVELSRLYSLELFDVILAQVTEDKLKLLNQILGESSGFVYSVKSGENSYTVLVIAEKSADIDKKLREVGVRRYELQEGKSPYQLYNEILERINQINTILERTRDELARKVKNEENYIKNVYGKLLTIRDALNIMNKARVSEYYLQIEGYIPEKYVKRVQSEMKEIAYVDYIRPRRYGEKEEPPTLVEMPKSIKVLESLVEIYGTPSYWEISPIAFLVFTFPILFGLMFPDFGNAIVLLLFSIWFYRYGKKRGSENIPKLSIILIYSSVIAMITGLLARDFFGPLPVGGLREILNNGNYSVGPLYNIWPIPASVSEALKFLLPFGEYSTSVSIENTMIFSVLLGAIALFVSSLLGVINAVRKKDSEFLFFEKLPLFLLYVVPIFIFMYGVTNPANFFAADEQVLGQILNAVLMKSFSQNIIGYGIVWWTSFALLYNWAAHAILVKRHDNASWGSAIAMGFIEGGFEGALLLLSNTISFIRVLVFALSHYYILYAFSYMAYLVAPSTTTIGVLINPIAIVILIIGNLLAIGLEGLVVFIQDLRLHFYEMFSKFYEGRGRKFEPVMAYVSLE, translated from the coding sequence GTGCTATTACCAGAGAATATGGTTAGATTACAGATAATTTCTGATAAAGCGTCTTTAGATACGATAGTAACTAAACTCCTTAAACTTGGCGTATTTCAGCCAGAGGAACCTCTTTATCCTATAGGGAACGAAAGAATAGAAGAAGCTAGGAGATTAATTACCGCAGTTCAAGACCATATTAGCAAATTGAAAATAATAATGGAGTTAGGAGGATTAATAATAGAACCCTTAGGGAGTATAAAAGTAAGTAGTTGGTCTAAAACTGCAGAAGAAGTAAATGAAGAAGCGTTAAAATTAGAGGAAAGATATAAGGAGTTACTAGAGGAGATAGGCAGGTTAAGAGCTGAGAGAGATCTTTATCAACAACAACTAAAAGAATTGGAGCCTATTAAGACAATAACAGTTGAACTATCGAGATTATATTCGCTGGAACTATTTGACGTAATATTGGCTCAAGTAACAGAAGATAAATTAAAGCTTCTTAATCAAATACTAGGAGAATCTAGTGGTTTCGTATATAGTGTAAAATCTGGAGAAAATAGCTATACTGTTTTAGTGATAGCTGAGAAGTCTGCGGATATAGACAAAAAATTGAGAGAAGTAGGAGTTAGAAGGTACGAATTACAAGAAGGCAAGTCTCCATATCAATTATATAATGAAATTCTAGAGAGAATAAACCAAATAAATACTATTCTTGAAAGGACTAGGGATGAATTAGCAAGAAAAGTGAAGAATGAGGAGAACTATATAAAGAATGTTTATGGTAAATTGCTAACAATTAGAGATGCCTTAAATATAATGAATAAAGCAAGAGTATCTGAATATTACCTACAGATTGAGGGGTACATTCCAGAGAAGTATGTTAAAAGAGTGCAGAGTGAAATGAAGGAAATAGCATATGTTGATTATATAAGACCAAGGCGCTATGGCGAAAAAGAGGAACCGCCAACATTGGTTGAAATGCCTAAATCAATAAAAGTTTTAGAATCATTAGTTGAAATATATGGAACTCCATCGTACTGGGAGATTTCCCCTATAGCGTTTCTAGTTTTCACATTCCCTATCCTTTTTGGTCTCATGTTTCCAGATTTCGGTAACGCTATAGTTTTACTTCTATTCTCAATTTGGTTTTATAGATATGGTAAGAAAAGGGGAAGCGAAAATATTCCTAAGTTATCTATAATTCTAATATACTCAAGTGTGATTGCAATGATAACTGGTTTATTAGCTAGAGATTTCTTTGGCCCTCTGCCAGTAGGTGGCTTGAGGGAAATATTAAATAATGGCAACTATTCTGTAGGTCCTCTATATAACATATGGCCAATTCCAGCTAGCGTATCAGAGGCGTTAAAGTTCCTTTTACCTTTTGGTGAGTATAGTACCAGTGTCAGCATAGAGAATACTATGATATTTTCAGTTTTATTAGGCGCAATTGCATTATTCGTAAGCTCTTTACTGGGTGTTATCAATGCTGTTAGAAAGAAAGATTCGGAATTCCTATTCTTCGAAAAGTTACCGTTATTTCTACTATATGTAGTTCCCATATTCATTTTCATGTATGGTGTAACAAACCCCGCTAACTTCTTTGCTGCAGATGAGCAGGTTTTAGGTCAAATACTTAATGCCGTTTTAATGAAGTCCTTCAGCCAGAATATTATAGGTTATGGAATAGTGTGGTGGACTTCCTTTGCTTTATTATATAACTGGGCAGCTCATGCAATTTTAGTTAAGAGACATGATAACGCGAGTTGGGGTTCTGCAATTGCAATGGGCTTTATAGAGGGTGGTTTTGAGGGAGCACTCTTATTGCTATCCAATACTATCTCGTTCATAAGAGTTTTAGTATTTGCGTTGTCACACTATTACATATTATATGCGTTTTCATATATGGCTTACTTAGTTGCACCATCTACGACTACAATAGGAGTACTGATAAATCCTATCGCGATTGTTATTCTAATTATAGGAAACTTGTTAGCAATAGGTTTAGAGGGATTAGTAGTATTTATACAAGATCTAAGGCTTCACTTTTACGAGATGTTTAGCAAGTTCTATGAGGGAAGAGGAAGAAAATTCGAGCCAGTAATGGCTTATGTGTCACTTGAGTAA
- a CDS encoding DUF2286 domain-containing protein, which produces MKVLVIKSENGKVTSEKIAEGEISKVLRDVAKEALEEWNEMTSDFIIMRDTQEVRIPLPLKPDVYEAIKTFLVGKDKKEAIAKIPVYIISYENEWKESDFQDKKIYVISYYINDEIKKDVLADAAQMTSEQKQEEAEEEDLEEEE; this is translated from the coding sequence ATGAAAGTTTTAGTGATAAAAAGTGAAAATGGGAAAGTAACTTCAGAAAAGATAGCTGAAGGGGAAATTAGTAAGGTTCTGCGTGATGTTGCAAAAGAAGCGCTAGAAGAATGGAACGAAATGACATCAGATTTTATAATAATGAGAGATACTCAAGAAGTGCGAATACCTCTTCCTCTAAAGCCCGATGTTTACGAGGCTATAAAAACTTTTCTTGTAGGTAAAGATAAAAAAGAAGCAATAGCTAAAATTCCAGTATATATAATAAGTTATGAAAATGAATGGAAGGAAAGCGATTTTCAAGATAAGAAGATTTACGTTATATCATACTATATTAATGATGAAATAAAGAAAGATGTATTGGCTGATGCAGCCCAAATGACCAGTGAGCAAAAACAAGAAGAAGCAGAGGAAGAGGATTTAGAAGAAGAGGAATAG
- a CDS encoding protein-lysine N-methyltransferase has protein sequence MSYVPHVPYVPTPEKVVKRMLELAKVSADDVVYDLGCGDGRIIISAVKDFNVKKAVGVEINDERIREALSNIEKNGVTGRAVVVKGNFFDVDISEATVVTMFLLTNVNEMLKPKLEKELKPGTRVVSHEFEIRGWTPKEVVKVEDGNMNHTVYLYIIGEHK, from the coding sequence GTGAGTTACGTACCACATGTCCCTTATGTACCAACACCTGAAAAAGTAGTAAAGAGAATGCTAGAATTAGCTAAAGTATCTGCAGATGATGTGGTATATGATTTAGGATGCGGAGATGGTAGAATAATAATATCTGCAGTGAAAGATTTTAACGTGAAGAAAGCTGTGGGTGTTGAGATTAATGATGAGAGAATAAGAGAAGCGTTATCTAATATTGAAAAAAATGGAGTAACAGGAAGGGCAGTAGTGGTAAAAGGAAACTTCTTTGACGTGGATATTTCAGAAGCGACTGTAGTTACAATGTTTCTCCTAACGAATGTTAATGAAATGTTAAAACCGAAGCTCGAAAAAGAGCTTAAACCGGGAACAAGAGTTGTTTCTCATGAATTTGAAATAAGAGGTTGGACTCCAAAAGAAGTCGTAAAGGTTGAAGATGGTAATATGAACCATACTGTATATCTTTACATTATTGGTGAACATAAATGA